A stretch of DNA from Juglans microcarpa x Juglans regia isolate MS1-56 chromosome 5D, Jm3101_v1.0, whole genome shotgun sequence:
GACGTTTTGTTGTTCCTTTGGATGTTAACCAGGTAATTAAATTACTTACGGATGGAGAAAGTGTTCAAACAGCCATGCCCGGAGAACAGTTACAGCGCGTTCAGGAAGCCCCCTTTGGGGCCGCCAAACGGGTTGGTGCTCAAGGAATCCTGAATCGTGCACAGGTCTCTGGTAATGTATTCCTCTCTCAGTGCTCCCAAACCTTGGACCTTCATCTTTTCCATGCATTGCATGACCCTGCGCCTTACTTGAGAACTGAAGCTGGTCAGTAATCACATTCTTCAAGCACCTGAAATGCTTAGACATAGCCTTTACGGCCAAGTTGGCATAGGGAGCAGCATTGCCAAGCCCAGCAACGTATTCAAATGATGCTACTACAGCCTGCATCTGTTGATAGTATTGCTTGTACCTCCTGTAAAcctaatgaaaatgaaaaccagTGAAACAAAATACTCTAGTAATAGATGGGGCTAGAAATTAGCGGGAAACTCATCCTGGCGCGCATCCCAAACCCAGTAAAAATGCTGCAATATCATAACCAAACTCTTAAAGGAAGGGAAGCATACGAGAAACTTAAAGATTCAAATGCAAATAGGAAGACAGCTTAATTAGCTGCATCATGTGTCCCATTTACAAAGGAGCACAAAAATGATACAAAGCAGTTCACATTTAACTTCACTACTGTTgttctcaaatatttaaatccaataGACACCCCAATCATTTCTTATTctaagaaaattctctcattctTGTCAATTCCATTCTTGTTTTCATTGTAAAAATGGGGTGTTGGGTGTTTCTCTTTCATACCTGCTTTAGTGCCTTAACTGgggaataacaaaattattttctgcaaaaacAAATTCACCTCAATCCAACTTACACTTGGCCCCAGCTGATGGGATCAGTTGCATGagatacatgcatatatatatatatatatatatatatatatattacttccGATAAGATTGGAACCTAAGTAAGCTTTAAAATGACACCCAAGTGGGGAGACCAATACAATTTATACAATGGCTAGAGCTCTTAAAACAACAAGAGGTAATATAGTGATACCAAAAGTGCAGCTTACCTTTCAAATTTGGTAAATGATCGAGCTACTTATATGTAACATGAGGGGAATATGGAAACTAGAAGTGCAACTTATAATCCTGTTTACAGATGTATAACTATTAGTAAATGCAATTATTAAGTTCTACAGGCTAAGGGAACCTTCGCCTATACTACAATGGAAGGAAATCATAATTTAGGTCTCACCAATTTGAGGTAACTGGCACTATGTAATgataagaaacaaaacaaaaaaagtaaatgataaTGCATCTTACTCCCTAGCTATCCACATTTCATACAGCCCAAATCTTTCATTATTGGATGTTAAAAATTACCTTTAACATCATTCAATATCAATTTTTGACAGGCAAGGGTCCTGACAACAGATATTTAGTCCAAGAGTTTTACAATCGAATTTATGAGGTATTGTTTCAGGACTGTGCTTGAAAGAAAAAGGAGTCTCATTTGGTGAAAACTAGACCAAAACGTATTAGATATCTCCATGGTGGTAGTTGTCTTTGTTTAAACGTCTCTTTGACCACAATAACAGGTAGGCAAAGAATATAGTGGGAGATGAACACCTATGGGATCTCCAAGTGTTGTATTTATGCAAAATGTTGAGCCACCACTTACGACACTCACGTTCACAACAAGTCTCCCCCTCACATGTTAGCCTCTATCAAACTGACCTAACTCCTTTGTATGTGAGCCTTTCATAGGCACTAGAGTTGCCTACAATGCAGCAATCACCAAAAGCAGCTAATTCCAAGAGTCAGAGACTCAGTGTGAGCCATATACCGCATGTTAAAAGCAAAAGACTTTGCCCAAGCTAAACCATGGTCTTCGGCGCAGATTGGGGAGATAAACAAGGGAAACCTTCTTGCGAGACCTTAAAATAAGATATCATCACTGTACTCAATTATGTGAATTTGGGCCCAACAATTTAACACATTTTGAATACCACCCAAGGTGGGATTTACCACTCATATATACTTTCAAACCACAATATGTTTTAAGCGAGAAGTTTATCAACTAATTTTTGGACATTTTAGAATTAAACTAGGAAATAGTTTGCTCTTCATGGGTTAAGAAACAGCAAAAAAATTGCTATCCTTGCCATTTTTCCTTGCCTCATTAAAAGATCAATGTATAGATGCACTATTGTAATAGGAGCCGGAATTCTCATAAGAAACAGATTGAAGAGCAACAGTCTTGGCATCCAAGATCTTGTGAGTTTCCATATCCCAAGAAGTTCtcaattcatttgtttttttaattacatagGTTTTATTTAATGTTATCGGTCGTAGTTTTTATGGAATTTTGTGTCATTtttttccatcactttctctaTGTTGAATTTTATTGTCTTCTAATTTGAatgctttcccttttttttgtcATTCTGAACATGCGCAAAATTTGTACATAAAGGTAAGTAATTATTTTGTTCCACAGAAAGGGAAAATGATCCGGTTTTATttgcttggaaaaaaaaaaaatcaaacattgtATGCAAACTGTATTTTGGGAATTAGGTGACAATCACAATTTATAAATAGctctttattaaattttatgccATTTCTACAAAGTTTCGAATATTTTGCGTAAACGGCTTCATGCACTTTATAAGGATATTTTGGggcaaataaatatttcatacgAGATgaatacaaataaaacaaatgtgAGATTCTTATATTCCTGGGAATCTCATCATGTCCCATGTCATTCCTAAAAGTGGGTTAGTCACATTCCTGGGAATCCAGATTTATTACTATGCATCAAGTTCCTAGAAATGTGGATGCCTAAGCACATATCAAAATATGTAACCAAAGGCCCCGTTACTGTGGAAGGAAAGTGGCTTTCTTGACTTCCCTCATTACTTAACTTGGAACAAATAAATTACTCTATCTCACATGCCCCATTCCCTAACATTGACCGGACAGAATGTACTTGTTCCTAGTTTTTTTTCGAACAAGTCAATTCCGTCTTACATGCCTATTTCCTATTACTactacatataataataaaaacttattttaatggataaatgcatgcatgctcatAGAATATGTTTCCCCCACATGGACATTCTACATGCAAATAAACACAAGACTGGACCGTAGCCAGCACTGCTGTAATATTGACAAGAAGAGAGACCAACTACTCACATAAAATGATCTCTATCTGGCTAACATAAATGGCAGCCTACAAAATTGAATAGCAAGTCACAACCCTAGTGCATTGGAGATATCCATGTGAAGGGATCAATCGCTTTACAGCTCATAAGGAATTTTTCAGTTAATCTGATTGGTTGTGCCAATTTTGGTTGAACAAAGGGAAaatgctttttattttctatcccATTCTGTAaggctcagtttggattgagagttaatctcaacccatctcgtcttatctcatcattacaatttttacaaatttcctcacaaaatacaataaataattcaactttttcaaatctcaaaacaataataatattaaaaaataatattctaacaatatattattcaattttcaactctcatctcatctcaactaactatccaaacctaacctaaatGAAATTGCTTTGTAGCTACCTTGGATTTAAAAGGGAAAAGCACTTTTAATCTACTGAGTTCAATAatctggaaaaataaaattaaataaagaggGCAGACACCTTGTCATCTACTGATCATTTCATCCTCTTTAGTTTTGGAATACCATTATGCTTTATTTACACACTTTATAGGAGTATATATCATTTCAAACGGATTCCTTCACTCACTTTATGCCCTAAACTCGGTGATAATAACCCCAAGTATAACTCATTTTATAGCTGTCAGACACTTTAAAATGCTAACTTAATGGATATATTCCTTCCTGtctccttttccaaaaagaCGATTTTGCGATCACCAAGACCATCTATTCATTGATATAGAATCAAATGCACAAAGAACACAGCTGAGGAAGCTATAAATTACAAATGAAAGATACTTATCCATGCAACACCACAGACTGCACGTTGTTTAAATGAACGACCAACCAAACACTTTAAcaccatttatatatttaattaagaaaaaaaacattccAGAACTTGCTTATACAGTGACAACGCTTAGGTTTCATAAAAACCCATCTCGAGAAAAGATCGTTCTTTAAAGAAGATCAACTCGAAAAACTGTGAGCCAAATTTGCAAGAAAGGAGACTAATCGACGCAACAGAACCAGAATTAATTACCTATTCAATGCAAGAATGATGATCAATTGGGTTGCAAagttgtaattaaaaaaataaaaaatcaagtgcAAACTGGATCGACTGCAATACCAcccatcaaatttaaaaagtagtgTACCTCATCGAGCATCGAAATGAGCCTTGACTTCTTTCTCCGAACCTCGCCCCCATCTCCACAACTAGGCGGATCTTCTACAATTCCAGTTGCGCTCAGGGTCTCCATGGGAGAGTCCATGAGAGCTGAATCCGCCGCGATCTTTTCGGCGTAAATTCCACGACCCGCCACATCGCAGAACTCCTCCAGCAACTGTTGCGCGGGCTTCAGGAACCTCGATCCCTTCAAAACAGAAGCGTATCCAGTAAACGGTCCGAGCGGCACGGAGCTCCGCGACAAGTCGTTCGAGGCCGCGGCACTGCCACCAACAACGCCAGGAATCACATACCCACCTGCACTGGACCCGTATCGTTGGAGATTTAGCTCCAGTGGGAGGTTGCTTTGTTGGGTAGCATGTGATGACAAAGATAGAGACAGTGGTTCTGGCTTAAACACGGCCACTTCACTACCATTATAGCTCTGATCGAAATCTCGAAGGCTCTGGAGACTTCGAGGAGGATAAAGAAAAGGGATACTGTTGATTTCTTGGATAGAGCTCGGAATATTAGGCAAGGAGGATTGGGGATCCAAGTAAGGGTGGTGAGAGGCCGATGAAGAAGACGACGCACCGTTCATAATACCACCCACGAACCCCATCAGATTGACGCTTTCTTCTTTGACAGAGCAGCCACTTGCTTTGCAAGCCTCGGTTGTGGGCCCCGAAAGCTGGGGGTTGTGGTGGTGGAAATTGTGTGCGGTGGCGGCGGTGTTGGCGCAAGTCAACAAATCGGAGGAAAGAAGCGCGGGATCGTAGAGGGGGAGCAAACCTGCGCACCCTTGGAGGTTAGCCGAGGTGGGTTCCACAACACCACCGTGGTGGTTCTGGGCGATGACTACCCTGAGTTTATCTCTTCTACTTTGTTGAGGGACATGGTACGGCTCAAAACTCTCCGCCATAGCTAGccaaaagagaagagagagagagaggtgaagAGTTTGGGGTATTATGGGTAATACAGAGGAGAATAATAGGAGTGGGAGGCTAAAAAGATAGGGTGGTGATGAAATGAGAGGCTATCATGATGTTATTCTGAGCTGAAAAAGTTATGGCAAAGACTGGCACAGGTtagaagcagaagcagaagcagaagcagCAGCAAGCAGAAGGAGATACGTGAATTGATTGAGAATTTGAGAGTGTTGGGTGGGCATGGATCCAAGCATCTTCATACGCGCACACTCATATTGCGCGCGCGCAAACACACAAACACTCAAAAACACACACAGATCATTTGCACAACgagatttcttctttctctaaCCATGGGGAAGTGGCCGAGAGCGCATAGGGTTTCGAGGAACCGGACGAAGACCGGCTATTTCCGGTAATAATTGAACTCAACTGACTGTGTGTGTTTCAGATATTTCTGACAGTGGGAGAGTTTTTTGCATATGTATTTGTCGTTTTATGGATTTTCGAGCTGTTCTgtgtttcttttattaatttagttaaataggtttttacatttttatggATGATGACGCACGTGAGAACGCGGGAACAGAGCAATGAATGAGTGAAAGGCTGGGAGTTTGCCCTTCTCAACACTCAAAATCAGCCGTAGCTTTCTTGTTTCTCGCTTTACGAggtaattttgttctttttttaatcgtttttatctcaaatattatttatttcggaacatttaaaaaaaaaaaaaaaaaaaaaacaagacaaCAGGACAAAATGCCTTTGAGCTCTAATCTGTTCAGAGCATTCTGGCttgatcaaatttatttttaaaatttaactaatattatatttttttatatttacctattttatttaaattcaactctcttattaaattatctattcagtctctatataataataaaatattattaatttaataatttttttatttaatttatttttatcatattttatatctctattgattaaatattaataataattatattttaattaaattaatattaaaaaaattatattttcaaaagccatttaatgctaataataaaaaatatttcacttataaaaaaaataataaaaaaatatttgattaaactcatttaaaattttatctaaatttcttaattacaaaccaaatagtattttttccTAGaatgagaaactaatattttaatatttggtgaatcaattgtggTTCTCTATATTTGGTCAATCACTGTagtaaaagtttaaattattttagatttgttaaattcaatatgagatatttttgacataaattatgtatattttaaCCAACCTTCTCATTTGACCAAATCAATAAAGATGCTCTTACTAAAATCTCGTTGGAAAAGTATGATGCAACCCCATTGTGTAAATACAAGTTTCACACATAATTGGGCTGTCGATTTTTTTCATTAGTATAAGccatttatttacaatatttttttttaaatatgcacATAATATTAATTCGGATTGAATATCAGATCTCAtagtatttaaaagaaaaaatctattatcaAGCCTTTAGGAAAATACTaacttaatataatttaatttaaaagataaattttaaaatttgaatcttataaatcaaatattactatttaatttaTGTAGATAGTGTGTAGAATAGAATTGtattaaaaagttaaagaaaatatttatagtcTCTTTTTCATCCCAATAAAAAATCTTGAACGTTTAAAATTATGGTTTGGACTctaaaagtatttcatttcatcattataactttctcaaatttttacataaaatataataaacaattcaatttttttaaatctcaaaacaataataatattaaaaaataatattataacaatagtttattcaactcatctaaaatcatctcatctcatctctaaatccaaaccagccaGACTCATTTAGATTGAGAAAtactcttaactcatctcatgatattattattacaactttctcaaattcttatacaaaatataataaacaatttataaacttttcaaatctcaaaataataataatgttaaaaaataatattttaactatattttatttaactttcatctgaAACCATATCAACTCATTTAACTATACAAACAACTCCTAATTCTGTTTGCTTAAAGCTACAGAGTCACGTGTACACGTAATATTACACTTCATTATTATATGCCTAGCTACTCTCTAATGCATGTGCATCTTGTGTCAAATTAGATGTATAGTGACTTGCTAGATGATATGGCTCAAAGCCAGTGCTCTTACAGGTCCGGTTCATCTTCTGTGCCATGCCTGATTTGATAGACAATTAGCTAAATTACTATGTAAAATTGCATGGCAAAATTGAAATGACTAAGACTTTGAGCGGACTAGCTCTATCcgtttgttatttttcttcttttcttttggaaaaGGGCAAATCGCACTAATTACAGAGATTTGGACACTTTAATCTCGAAAAAATGAAATCGGATTCCATTTTAAAATGGAAAGAGGCTCCTTTTACACTGCTCAAAGACGAGAGCACTCAAAAGCTAATAACCATACCATAAACATAAAGTACCAGGTTTAAAGGTAAAAAGTATGGCGGGGATCCTAAAGCAAAAGGAAAGACAAGTCTCTTAAGCTTATTTTATGCATGTCTATGTGATCATGATTACACGTAACCACCTAATTAAGTAGTAATAAAGCTTTGCTaccatttttgtttgttgttgggaaaaaaaaagaagtaaagaaGTGGGGACAAAGGCCGGAAACTTATTCAATTTTGCATGTAAAATAATAGTAGAGCTGGAGATATagattcaataaatatattcaaCCCTTAATTAAGGTTAAGAATGGGTAGAGTATTTCATATAGTAGCATAGAGCAGAACCGGCTAAGCCAGAGTAATCGAGTCTTTTTCCT
This window harbors:
- the LOC121265336 gene encoding BEL1-like homeodomain protein 9, with protein sequence MAESFEPYHVPQQSRRDKLRVVIAQNHHGGVVEPTSANLQGCAGLLPLYDPALLSSDLLTCANTAATAHNFHHHNPQLSGPTTEACKASGCSVKEESVNLMGFVGGIMNGASSSSSASHHPYLDPQSSLPNIPSSIQEINSIPFLYPPRSLQSLRDFDQSYNGSEVAVFKPEPLSLSLSSHATQQSNLPLELNLQRYGSSAGGYVIPGVVGGSAAASNDLSRSSVPLGPFTGYASVLKGSRFLKPAQQLLEEFCDVAGRGIYAEKIAADSALMDSPMETLSATGIVEDPPSCGDGGEVRRKKSRLISMLDEVYRRYKQYYQQMQAVVASFEYVAGLGNAAPYANLAVKAMSKHFRCLKNVITDQLQFSSKAQGHAMHGKDEGPRFGSTERGIHYQRPVHDSGFLEHQPVWRPQRGLPERAVTVLRAWLFEHFLHPYPTDTDKLMLAKQTGLSRSQVSNWFINARVRLWKPMVEEIHMLETRQSQKSLQRDERSGNRSSDHLTSANSLVSDNPSTSAQRVQDNPSKRTRNEVPDIPVGSEEPQHLSYNFSSHPHVGIGMSMAGGSSGVSLTLGLHQNNGIGLSEPFPINAVQRYGLGLDTSAEGYVMGGFESHNRHFGRDVIGGQLLHDFVG